One genomic window of Halolamina sediminis includes the following:
- the lysA gene encoding diaminopimelate decarboxylase — protein MMVDPSAVRRLTDWNRDTLDALAAAHGTPLYVFDPARVRENCRRLRAAFPDAEIQYAAKAHTAEETLRTVHDEGLAVECASAGEVRRALRAGVPGSDVTYTAVNPPARDLDSVVEAWGEHPELTITAGAADTVDRLAERGFDGRLRLRVNPGVGAGHHEKVVTGGHPKFGVGLDRVPGLAARIDREFAFAGIHAHAGSGISGDDLDDHRELVRRLGDLARELQRDGISVETVDVGGGFGVPYREDAPALDLDTVADATREALGEIDGRLAIEPGRYVVADAGVLLTRVNTVKAAPSTVVAGVDAGMTTLLRPAMYDAYHAIRNLSSEDDPSPREQVGVTVAGPVCETADLLCENRPLSRPECGDLLAVGNAGAYGYEMASTYNSRPRPAEVTVDGAVLRRRETLADVRRLDAAGDSNRRNDEGDV, from the coding sequence ATGATGGTCGATCCCTCCGCAGTCCGGCGACTCACTGACTGGAACCGCGACACGCTGGACGCGCTCGCCGCGGCGCACGGCACGCCGCTGTACGTGTTCGACCCCGCGCGGGTCCGCGAGAACTGCCGGCGGCTCCGGGCGGCGTTCCCCGACGCCGAGATCCAGTACGCCGCGAAGGCCCACACGGCCGAGGAAACGCTCCGGACCGTCCACGACGAGGGGCTGGCGGTGGAGTGCGCCTCCGCCGGCGAGGTCCGCCGCGCTCTCCGGGCCGGAGTCCCGGGCAGCGACGTGACCTACACCGCGGTCAATCCCCCTGCCCGCGACCTCGACAGCGTCGTCGAAGCGTGGGGGGAGCATCCCGAACTCACGATCACCGCCGGCGCCGCGGACACGGTCGACCGCCTCGCCGAACGCGGGTTCGACGGCCGTCTGCGGCTGCGAGTGAACCCCGGCGTCGGCGCCGGCCACCACGAGAAGGTGGTCACGGGCGGCCACCCCAAGTTCGGCGTCGGGCTCGACCGCGTGCCCGGCCTCGCCGCGCGGATCGACCGCGAGTTCGCGTTCGCGGGCATCCACGCCCACGCCGGCTCGGGGATCTCGGGCGACGATCTCGACGACCACCGCGAGCTGGTCCGGCGGCTGGGCGATCTGGCTCGGGAGCTCCAACGGGACGGGATCTCGGTCGAGACGGTCGACGTGGGCGGCGGCTTCGGCGTCCCGTACCGCGAGGACGCCCCGGCGCTCGACCTCGACACTGTCGCGGACGCGACCCGCGAGGCGCTGGGTGAGATCGACGGCCGGCTCGCAATCGAGCCCGGGCGCTACGTCGTCGCCGACGCTGGCGTGCTGCTGACGCGGGTGAACACTGTGAAGGCGGCGCCGTCGACCGTGGTCGCGGGCGTCGACGCCGGGATGACGACGCTGCTGCGGCCGGCGATGTACGACGCCTACCACGCGATTCGGAACCTCAGTTCCGAGGACGATCCCTCGCCGCGCGAGCAGGTCGGCGTCACCGTCGCCGGCCCGGTCTGTGAGACCGCGGACCTGCTCTGTGAGAACCGCCCGCTCTCCCGCCCCGAGTGCGGCGATCTGCTCGCGGTCGGCAACGCGGGCGCGTACGGCTACGAGATGGCGTCGACGTACAACTCCCGACCCCGACCCGCGGAGGTGACCGTCGACGGCGCGGTCCTGCGGCGGCGCGAGACGCTCGCGGACGTGCGCCGGCTCGACGCGGCGGGGGACTCAAACCGTCGGAACGACGAGGGGGACGTATGA
- the dapF gene encoding diaminopimelate epimerase, which yields MTVAFEKYDGAGNDFVVVDVDEWNSSGSRNAQRSGEADGHPVEDRAAFVRVHCDREVGVENEASARHGADGVLFLSLDAAAAPARVTMTLVQPDGSIAEMCGNGARCVAAWAADRTDASTFDIDTPAGTRRAVVDDEVAVEMGVPTFDPEDVPLAADEPLVDAALDELDGTPAAGLAVTAVNTGVPHAVVFVGDVDAVEIDAVASPIRHADAFPDGANVTFASAADEGFRQRTYERGVEGETRACGTGAVAVAAAAKRLGRIQGGAGWITVSPPGGDLAVAVPEDGPARLRGPARKRFEGELPIPEGDRVAGVSGEAALGADRIDDGHER from the coding sequence ATGACGGTCGCGTTCGAGAAGTACGACGGCGCGGGCAACGACTTCGTGGTCGTCGACGTAGACGAGTGGAACTCGTCTGGCAGCCGGAACGCGCAGCGTTCCGGCGAGGCGGACGGGCACCCCGTCGAGGACCGCGCCGCATTCGTCCGCGTCCACTGCGACCGCGAGGTCGGCGTCGAGAACGAAGCCAGCGCCCGCCACGGCGCCGACGGCGTGCTGTTCCTCTCGTTGGACGCGGCCGCCGCCCCGGCGAGGGTGACGATGACGCTGGTCCAGCCCGACGGCTCCATCGCGGAGATGTGCGGCAACGGCGCACGCTGCGTGGCGGCGTGGGCCGCCGACCGCACGGATGCGTCGACGTTCGACATCGACACGCCCGCCGGCACTCGCCGCGCGGTCGTCGATGACGAGGTGGCCGTGGAGATGGGCGTGCCGACGTTCGACCCCGAAGACGTCCCACTCGCAGCCGACGAACCGCTCGTCGACGCGGCGCTCGACGAACTCGACGGCACGCCCGCCGCGGGGCTAGCCGTCACAGCCGTGAACACCGGCGTCCCCCACGCAGTCGTCTTCGTCGGCGACGTGGACGCGGTCGAGATCGACGCCGTCGCGTCACCGATCCGTCACGCCGACGCGTTCCCGGACGGCGCGAACGTCACGTTCGCGTCGGCGGCGGACGAGGGGTTCCGACAGCGCACCTACGAGCGCGGCGTCGAGGGGGAGACGCGAGCCTGCGGCACCGGCGCGGTCGCGGTCGCCGCGGCGGCGAAGCGGCTCGGCCGGATTCAGGGGGGCGCCGGCTGGATCACGGTTTCCCCGCCGGGCGGCGATCTCGCCGTTGCGGTGCCCGAGGACGGCCCCGCACGGCTGCGTGGCCCCGCGAGAAAGCGCTTCGAGGGGGAGCTCCCTATCCCCGAGGGCGACCGCGTCGCGGGCGTAAGCGGCGAGGCGGCGCTTGGCGCGGACCGTATCGACGACGGGCACGAGCGATGA
- a CDS encoding M20 family metallopeptidase yields the protein MSFEPVAFLEDAVRDDSTEDVRGTRDLLLDALRERGHEPHVDAAGNVRASRGSGSPHLVFNTHIDTVAPHVPFERDGRTIRGRGACDAKGPLAALLSAFLDAEIDRGTLTLAVTPDEETLSTGAHALMTGEVAPGGPGETGASVAPLSASDPEPDAYVVGEPTGLDVCTAARGRFEGTITVEGVAAHAASPESGVNAVSAAGRLLGALASFDNVEDHPQLGAATLVPTGVAGGESTNQVPARCAVTIDRRSVPPETAAGFRAALETHLRSALGGDPASVSVSLTERETPFLEAFATDTDAPVVGALADVARSATEASGLGERGAVRPFGAATEASYFAPAPTVVFGPGHLADDEGAVAHAEGEYVDVETVRAAATAVRDATERLLADDAQLRG from the coding sequence ATGAGTTTCGAGCCCGTCGCCTTCCTCGAAGACGCTGTCCGGGACGATTCTACCGAGGACGTGCGCGGCACCCGGGATTTACTGCTCGACGCGCTCCGGGAGCGTGGTCACGAGCCGCATGTCGACGCTGCCGGGAACGTCCGCGCCAGCCGCGGTTCCGGCTCGCCCCACCTCGTGTTCAACACCCACATCGACACCGTGGCGCCGCACGTTCCCTTCGAGCGGGACGGGAGAACGATCCGCGGCCGCGGCGCCTGCGACGCGAAGGGGCCGCTGGCCGCGCTGCTGTCGGCGTTTCTCGACGCCGAGATCGACCGGGGGACGCTCACGCTCGCGGTCACGCCCGACGAGGAGACGCTTTCCACCGGCGCCCACGCGCTGATGACTGGCGAGGTGGCGCCGGGCGGCCCGGGCGAGACGGGGGCGAGCGTGGCCCCGCTCTCCGCGTCCGATCCCGAACCCGACGCCTACGTCGTCGGCGAGCCGACCGGCCTCGACGTCTGTACCGCTGCCCGCGGGCGGTTCGAGGGAACGATCACCGTCGAGGGGGTCGCCGCCCACGCCGCCAGCCCCGAGTCGGGCGTCAACGCCGTCTCGGCCGCGGGGAGACTGCTGGGGGCGCTGGCGTCGTTCGACAACGTCGAGGACCACCCGCAGTTGGGCGCCGCGACGCTGGTGCCGACGGGGGTCGCGGGCGGGGAGTCGACGAACCAGGTGCCCGCCCGCTGTGCGGTGACGATCGACCGCCGGAGCGTGCCGCCCGAGACGGCCGCGGGGTTCCGGGCGGCGCTCGAAACGCATCTCCGGTCGGCCCTCGGCGGCGACCCCGCTTCGGTCTCGGTCTCGCTGACCGAGCGGGAGACGCCGTTTCTCGAAGCGTTCGCGACCGACACCGACGCGCCGGTGGTCGGCGCGCTCGCGGACGTGGCGAGGAGCGCGACCGAGGCGTCGGGGCTGGGCGAGCGCGGGGCGGTCAGGCCGTTCGGCGCGGCGACGGAGGCGTCGTACTTCGCGCCGGCGCCGACGGTCGTGTTCGGTCCGGGCCACCTCGCGGACGACGAGGGCGCGGTCGCCCACGCCGAAGGAGAGTACGTCGACGTCGAGACGGTTCGGGCGGCGGCGACGGCGGTTCGTGATGCGACCGAGCGGCTGCTGGCCGACGACGCCCAGTTGCGGGGCTGA
- a CDS encoding universal stress protein, translating into MGEDGTPNGRPVLGTLLDPAGDTQARDLSFALAREAGAPVRLLAPQRAPDAQAASVPAMSADGPPVQFTCAESAAGAGRSSAETVAEEASDVNADVVVLERPASESSGVGIRRGTTDRIVANSPTDTVLANGTGELDDLASILVPVTGGPNTELTVRVARALAEHENAWIELFTVVPSDADAEQRSEGAEHLAEARRFLGEFEEFDTWLYEADDPTAAIAEQSVYYDAVVIGAPTKGRLERVLFGSMPDSVDERVDIPVVMATSK; encoded by the coding sequence ATGGGTGAGGATGGGACCCCCAACGGTCGGCCGGTTCTGGGGACGCTGCTCGACCCCGCGGGGGACACACAGGCACGCGACCTCTCGTTCGCGCTGGCTCGGGAAGCCGGCGCGCCGGTCCGCCTGCTCGCCCCACAGCGCGCGCCCGACGCGCAAGCCGCGTCGGTGCCGGCGATGTCGGCCGACGGTCCGCCGGTCCAGTTCACGTGTGCCGAGAGCGCGGCCGGCGCCGGGCGATCGTCGGCCGAGACGGTCGCCGAGGAGGCCTCGGACGTGAACGCCGACGTAGTCGTCCTCGAACGGCCGGCGTCGGAGTCCTCGGGTGTCGGGATCCGACGGGGGACGACCGACCGCATCGTCGCGAACAGTCCGACTGACACGGTACTCGCGAACGGCACCGGGGAGCTGGACGATCTCGCGTCGATCCTCGTGCCGGTCACCGGCGGGCCCAACACCGAACTCACCGTTCGGGTGGCCCGGGCACTGGCAGAGCACGAGAACGCGTGGATCGAGCTGTTCACCGTCGTCCCGTCGGACGCCGACGCCGAGCAGCGTTCGGAGGGCGCGGAGCATCTCGCGGAGGCGCGGCGTTTCCTCGGCGAGTTCGAGGAGTTCGACACGTGGCTGTACGAGGCCGACGACCCGACCGCGGCGATCGCCGAGCAGTCGGTGTACTACGACGCGGTCGTGATCGGCGCGCCGACGAAGGGCCGCCTCGAACGCGTGCTGTTCGGCTCGATGCCCGACAGCGTCGACGAGCGCGTCGACATCCCCGTGGTTATGGCGACCTCGAAGTAG
- a CDS encoding zinc ribbon domain-containing protein encodes MCPPTDDFGDGDESGCPKCGHGETEIDEIATSGTGLSKMFDVQNRSFKVVTCSNCGYSELYKGTSSGNMVDLFLG; translated from the coding sequence ATGTGCCCTCCGACCGACGATTTCGGCGACGGTGACGAGAGCGGCTGTCCCAAGTGTGGTCACGGCGAGACGGAGATCGACGAGATCGCCACCAGCGGTACCGGCCTCTCGAAGATGTTCGACGTCCAGAACCGCAGCTTCAAGGTCGTGACCTGTTCGAACTGCGGCTACTCGGAGCTGTACAAGGGAACGAGTTCGGGGAACATGGTCGACCTGTTCCTCGGCTAG
- the purB gene encoding adenylosuccinate lyase, with product MKELSRESPLSAVSPLDGRYAGRTADLVPYASEAALIEARLRVEVAYLLALADHETVDCELTAEERAHLREVVEEFDADDAALVKQIETEGAEGFAATNHDVKAVEYFLRTETPERLHPWIHFGLTSEDVNNLAHRLNAKGAVEDVLLPAIEGVRESLTAMAREHRDVPMLARTHGQPATPTTFGKEMAVFAARLGRAEARVREATEALSGKLAGASGTYAAHVAAYPEIDWRAFSTAFVDDLGLEHTPLSTQINPCDDLAALFDALSGVNNVLLDLNRDVWRYVSDRYLGQESEDSETGSSTMPHKVNPIDFENSEGNLSKANADLTFLRDYVTSSRLQRDLSDSTVKRNVGAAFAHCLIGYRKTAAGLEKVVPNEQVMREELEATPEIIGEAVQTILRREGDTEAYERVKELTRGRRVTLADFRELFDELDVDESVREELRALTPAGYTGVAEELVDELDQ from the coding sequence ATGAAGGAGCTGTCCCGGGAGTCGCCGCTTTCGGCCGTCTCGCCACTCGACGGGCGGTACGCCGGCAGGACCGCGGATCTGGTGCCGTACGCCAGCGAGGCCGCGTTGATCGAGGCACGACTGCGCGTCGAGGTGGCGTACCTGCTCGCGCTCGCCGACCACGAGACCGTCGACTGCGAACTCACCGCCGAGGAGCGCGCCCACCTCAGGGAAGTCGTCGAGGAGTTCGACGCCGACGACGCCGCGCTCGTCAAGCAGATCGAGACCGAGGGCGCCGAGGGGTTCGCGGCGACCAACCACGACGTGAAAGCCGTCGAGTACTTCCTCCGGACCGAGACGCCGGAGCGACTCCACCCGTGGATCCACTTCGGCCTCACCAGTGAGGACGTGAACAACCTCGCCCACCGGCTGAACGCCAAAGGCGCCGTCGAGGACGTGCTGCTGCCCGCGATCGAGGGCGTACGGGAGTCGCTGACCGCGATGGCCCGCGAGCACCGCGACGTGCCGATGCTCGCGCGCACCCACGGGCAGCCGGCGACACCGACGACGTTCGGCAAGGAGATGGCCGTCTTCGCGGCACGGCTCGGGCGCGCGGAAGCCCGCGTCCGCGAGGCAACGGAGGCACTCTCAGGGAAGCTCGCCGGCGCCTCCGGTACGTACGCCGCCCACGTCGCCGCCTACCCCGAGATCGACTGGCGCGCGTTCTCGACGGCGTTCGTCGACGACCTCGGCCTCGAACACACGCCGCTGTCGACCCAGATCAACCCCTGTGACGATCTCGCGGCGCTGTTCGACGCGCTCTCGGGCGTCAACAACGTCCTGCTCGACCTCAACCGGGACGTCTGGCGCTACGTCTCGGATCGCTACCTCGGCCAGGAGAGCGAGGACTCGGAGACGGGCTCGTCGACGATGCCTCACAAGGTCAATCCCATCGACTTCGAGAACAGCGAGGGGAACCTCTCGAAAGCGAACGCGGACCTCACGTTCCTGCGGGACTACGTCACCTCCTCACGGCTGCAGCGCGACCTCTCGGACTCGACGGTCAAGCGCAACGTCGGCGCCGCGTTCGCCCACTGCCTGATCGGCTACCGGAAGACGGCGGCGGGGCTGGAGAAGGTCGTCCCCAACGAGCAGGTGATGCGCGAGGAGCTGGAGGCCACGCCCGAGATCATCGGCGAAGCGGTCCAGACGATCCTCCGCCGCGAGGGCGATACGGAGGCGTACGAGCGCGTGAAGGAGCTCACTCGCGGTCGCCGGGTAACGCTCGCGGACTTCCGCGAGCTGTTCGACGAGCTCGACGTGGACGAGTCGGTCCGCGAGGAGCTCCGGGCGCTCACGCCCGCTGGCTACACGGGCGTCGCCGAGGAGCTGGTCGACGAGCTCGATCAGTAA
- the purH gene encoding bifunctional phosphoribosylaminoimidazolecarboxamide formyltransferase/IMP cyclohydrolase, with protein MKIAGIAGNRGRNLLHIADIAPGGAELSVVVANGEDAPALDGADERGIPNVAVERGDDESRESHEQRILDALAAHEFDVLCLDGFMRILTPEFLDSVDTVLNVHPSLLPAFPGADAHGQVLESNVRTTGATVHVVTEGVDEGPIVAQESAPVFEDDDEQSLKERVLYEAEFEAYPRAIRWFAEGKVEIERDGEGRPVGVDIATDTKGDLPARRTVATRREDTLRYGENPHQDAAVYASDASEEPSVVHAPQLNEGAKDLSYNNYNDADGALNLVKEFEEPAAAVIKHTNPAGCATADTLADAYRDALATDAKSAFGGIVALNRECDAETAAEIVDSFKEVVVAPGYTDDALDTLTEKENLRVLDVGGRTEDNALGPADRTERFTEKALVGGRLVQERDRSTLTREELEVVTEREPTDEQIETMLFAWKTLKHVKSNGILFADGTETVGVGMGQVSRVDAVTLAAMKAENDAEGKSAEGAVVASDAFFPFPDAVEAAAEAGVEAVIQPGGSVNDDDVIEAANELGLAMVMTGQRAFRHD; from the coding sequence ATGAAGATCGCCGGCATCGCGGGTAACCGCGGTCGAAACCTTCTGCACATTGCGGACATCGCGCCCGGCGGCGCCGAGCTCTCGGTCGTCGTCGCGAACGGCGAGGACGCGCCCGCCCTCGACGGCGCCGACGAGCGAGGGATCCCGAACGTCGCCGTCGAGCGTGGTGACGACGAGTCCCGGGAGTCCCACGAACAGCGCATCCTCGACGCGCTGGCGGCGCACGAGTTCGACGTGCTCTGTCTGGACGGGTTCATGCGGATCCTGACGCCGGAATTTCTGGACAGCGTGGACACGGTACTCAACGTCCACCCGTCGCTGCTGCCGGCGTTCCCCGGCGCCGACGCCCACGGACAGGTGCTCGAATCGAACGTCCGGACGACGGGGGCGACGGTCCACGTCGTCACCGAAGGGGTCGACGAGGGGCCCATCGTCGCCCAGGAGTCGGCCCCGGTGTTCGAGGACGACGACGAGCAGTCGCTGAAGGAGCGCGTGCTGTACGAGGCAGAGTTCGAGGCGTACCCGCGGGCGATCCGGTGGTTCGCCGAGGGGAAAGTCGAGATCGAACGCGACGGCGAGGGCCGGCCCGTCGGCGTCGACATCGCGACCGACACGAAGGGCGACCTCCCGGCGCGGCGCACGGTCGCGACCCGTCGCGAGGACACGCTCCGCTACGGCGAGAACCCCCATCAGGACGCCGCAGTGTATGCGAGCGACGCGAGCGAGGAGCCGAGCGTCGTCCACGCCCCCCAACTGAACGAGGGCGCGAAGGACCTCTCCTACAACAACTACAACGACGCCGACGGCGCGCTGAACCTCGTCAAGGAGTTCGAGGAACCCGCCGCGGCGGTGATCAAACACACCAACCCCGCGGGCTGTGCGACCGCCGACACGCTCGCCGACGCCTACCGCGACGCGCTCGCGACCGACGCGAAGTCGGCCTTCGGCGGCATCGTCGCGCTCAACCGCGAGTGCGACGCCGAGACCGCCGCTGAGATCGTCGACTCGTTCAAGGAGGTCGTCGTCGCCCCGGGGTACACCGACGACGCGCTCGACACGCTGACCGAGAAAGAGAACCTCCGCGTGCTCGACGTTGGCGGCCGCACCGAGGACAACGCGCTGGGCCCCGCGGACCGCACCGAGCGCTTCACCGAGAAGGCACTCGTCGGCGGGCGACTGGTGCAGGAGCGGGACCGTTCGACGCTCACCCGCGAGGAGCTGGAGGTCGTCACCGAGCGCGAGCCGACCGACGAGCAGATCGAGACGATGCTGTTCGCTTGGAAGACGCTCAAACACGTCAAGTCCAACGGGATCCTGTTCGCCGACGGCACCGAGACCGTCGGCGTCGGGATGGGGCAGGTCTCACGGGTCGACGCGGTGACGCTGGCGGCGATGAAAGCCGAGAACGACGCCGAGGGGAAGTCCGCCGAGGGCGCGGTCGTCGCCTCGGACGCGTTCTTCCCGTTCCCCGACGCGGTCGAGGCGGCCGCCGAGGCGGGCGTCGAGGCGGTGATCCAGCCCGGTGGCTCGGTCAACGACGACGACGTGATCGAGGCCGCGAACGAGTTGGGGCTGGCGATGGTGATGACGGGTCAGCGCGCGTTCCGGCACGACTGA
- the folP gene encoding dihydropteroate synthase produces MQYHEAANFLFDLRRFGVDPGVEAVQDLLAAMDVSPTEGSGPAYVQVAGTNGKGSTARMVESILREAGLSVGLYSSPHLEHLTERVRIDGREMPRSAVAEFVTEAKPWLVDRAADGAPLTFFEVVTAMGIWQFERADVDVAVLEVGLGGELDATSAVEPIASAVTNVSLEHTGVLGETVEEIAETKAHVAPKGRRLVTGTEGAALSTVRDVAGQVGASGVITVGDDEWMGEGATADDEAHAGSEAAVSGAHPHVAVSYDGRVTHQQAAVSVAADDWSVDAEIPLLGKHQAENAGVACVLARQVGDELGVDVDRTALKRGLARADWPGRFEVMGQSPLTVLDGAHNPEACETVAETLSTFEHDDCHLVVAAMHDKDTAAMAAALPDGSVTTCAPATDRAEDPEVLARTFEDAGYDEVRSTGSVANALSLAREDAEADDALLVTGSLYAVAEARATWTRLQIPKRVQSIDEAETVLRTAQVSKPGIWRMRGKADHRVLHTRVQQRQAEYLKQEMLSLDGECSASALRSGGELHDVVLSGTMAQFKRLAEKLQGQPWGLSELGEEIRERLGIQHSPPERDLPWPQDRTAVMGVLNVTPDSFHDGGEYERVEDAVSRAEAMVEAGADVIDVGGESTRPGADPVEVEEELDRVLPVVEELSELDVPTSVDTRRPEVARAVVDAGADVLNDVEGLQDPAMRRVVAETGVPVVLMHSIEAPVDPNTAVEYDDVVEETIRALGNRLLAAEKAGIDREQVIVDPGIGFGKTARESFELLDRLGEFEALGCPLLFGHSHKSMFELTGEEAGDAPHSTVAASALAARNGADVVRVHDVAENVAAVNVADATDDPEGFEP; encoded by the coding sequence ATGCAGTACCACGAGGCCGCGAACTTCCTGTTCGACCTCCGGCGGTTCGGCGTCGACCCCGGGGTCGAGGCGGTGCAGGACCTCCTCGCGGCGATGGACGTCTCCCCCACCGAGGGTTCAGGGCCCGCCTACGTGCAGGTCGCGGGCACCAACGGGAAGGGGAGCACCGCCCGCATGGTCGAGTCGATCCTGCGGGAGGCCGGGCTCTCGGTCGGCCTGTACAGCTCCCCGCATCTCGAGCACCTGACCGAACGAGTCCGGATCGACGGCCGGGAGATGCCCCGATCGGCGGTCGCTGAGTTCGTCACCGAGGCCAAGCCGTGGCTGGTCGACCGCGCGGCCGACGGCGCCCCGCTCACCTTCTTCGAGGTCGTCACCGCGATGGGGATCTGGCAGTTCGAGCGCGCCGACGTGGACGTGGCGGTCCTCGAAGTCGGCCTCGGCGGCGAACTCGACGCCACTTCCGCGGTCGAGCCGATCGCCAGCGCGGTCACGAACGTCTCGCTCGAACATACCGGCGTTCTCGGCGAGACCGTCGAGGAAATCGCCGAGACGAAAGCCCACGTCGCCCCCAAGGGTCGGCGACTCGTCACCGGGACGGAGGGCGCGGCGCTCTCGACGGTCCGCGACGTGGCCGGGCAGGTCGGCGCCAGCGGCGTGATCACCGTGGGCGACGACGAGTGGATGGGCGAGGGCGCGACCGCGGACGACGAGGCTCACGCTGGCAGCGAAGCTGCCGTCAGCGGCGCGCACCCGCACGTGGCGGTGAGCTACGACGGTCGGGTCACCCACCAACAGGCCGCCGTCAGCGTGGCGGCCGACGACTGGTCGGTCGACGCGGAAATCCCGCTTCTGGGGAAGCACCAGGCCGAGAACGCCGGGGTCGCGTGCGTCCTCGCCCGGCAGGTCGGCGACGAACTCGGCGTCGACGTGGATCGGACCGCGCTGAAGCGTGGCCTCGCCCGCGCCGACTGGCCCGGCCGGTTCGAAGTGATGGGCCAGTCGCCGCTGACCGTGCTCGACGGCGCGCACAACCCCGAGGCCTGCGAGACCGTCGCGGAGACGCTCTCGACGTTCGAGCACGACGACTGCCACCTCGTCGTCGCCGCGATGCACGACAAGGATACCGCCGCGATGGCGGCGGCGTTGCCCGACGGCTCGGTGACCACCTGCGCGCCCGCGACAGACCGCGCGGAGGACCCCGAGGTGCTGGCCCGCACGTTCGAGGACGCGGGCTACGACGAGGTGCGCTCGACCGGCTCGGTCGCGAACGCGCTCTCGCTGGCCCGCGAGGACGCCGAGGCGGACGACGCGCTGCTCGTCACCGGCTCGCTGTACGCCGTCGCCGAAGCGAGGGCGACGTGGACCAGACTCCAGATCCCCAAGCGCGTCCAGTCTATCGACGAGGCCGAGACCGTCCTCCGGACCGCGCAGGTCTCGAAGCCGGGGATCTGGCGAATGCGCGGGAAAGCCGACCACCGCGTGTTGCACACCCGGGTCCAGCAGCGGCAGGCCGAGTATCTCAAACAGGAGATGCTCTCGCTCGACGGCGAGTGCTCGGCGTCGGCGCTGCGCTCCGGCGGCGAACTCCACGACGTAGTGCTGTCGGGCACGATGGCACAGTTCAAGCGGCTCGCCGAGAAGCTACAGGGCCAGCCGTGGGGGCTCTCCGAACTGGGCGAGGAGATCCGCGAGCGGTTGGGGATTCAACACAGCCCGCCCGAGCGCGACCTCCCGTGGCCGCAGGATCGGACGGCGGTGATGGGCGTCCTGAACGTGACGCCGGACTCGTTTCACGACGGCGGCGAGTACGAGCGCGTCGAGGACGCGGTCTCCCGGGCCGAGGCGATGGTCGAAGCCGGCGCGGACGTGATCGACGTTGGCGGGGAGAGCACCCGCCCGGGCGCCGACCCCGTCGAGGTCGAGGAGGAACTGGACCGCGTGCTCCCGGTCGTGGAGGAACTGAGCGAACTGGACGTGCCGACCTCGGTCGACACGCGCCGGCCCGAGGTGGCGCGCGCGGTCGTCGACGCCGGCGCCGACGTGCTCAACGACGTGGAGGGGCTACAGGACCCGGCGATGCGCCGCGTCGTCGCCGAGACCGGCGTCCCGGTAGTGCTGATGCACTCGATCGAGGCGCCCGTCGACCCGAACACGGCGGTCGAGTACGACGACGTGGTCGAGGAGACGATCCGAGCGCTCGGCAACCGGCTGCTCGCCGCGGAGAAGGCCGGCATCGATCGCGAGCAGGTGATCGTCGACCCCGGGATCGGCTTCGGGAAGACCGCTCGCGAGTCGTTCGAACTGCTCGACCGGCTCGGGGAGTTCGAGGCGCTGGGCTGTCCGCTGCTGTTCGGTCACTCTCACAAATCCATGTTCGAACTGACCGGCGAGGAGGCGGGCGACGCGCCGCACTCGACGGTCGCGGCCTCCGCACTGGCGGCCCGAAACGGCGCGGACGTCGTCCGCGTCCACGACGTTGCCGAGAACGTCGCCGCCGTGAACGTCGCCGACGCGACCGACGATCCGGAGGGGTTCGAGCCGTGA
- a CDS encoding RNase P subunit p30 family protein: MSDGEEREAGDADADFGPYDAVYAHPEGDATAARQVKTAAEYGFEGVVVRTREAEYDSRALTERHGVDVVRGVEIDAADPQEASGAVGNFRSDCTLLLVRGGTDAVNRFAVEQDRVDVLTRPFGDGGDVNHVLVKEAIDHGVRIEFDLGPVLRDDGGTRVRRLRKLRKLRELVADFDAPYVVSATPESHLRLRAPRELAAVGEEIGFGAEAVREGLAEWGRLAARNRERLSDSFISPGVQRGRYDE; the protein is encoded by the coding sequence GTGAGCGACGGGGAGGAGAGAGAAGCGGGCGACGCTGACGCCGATTTCGGCCCGTACGACGCCGTCTACGCCCACCCCGAGGGCGACGCCACGGCTGCGAGGCAGGTCAAAACCGCCGCGGAGTACGGCTTCGAGGGTGTCGTCGTCCGCACGCGCGAAGCCGAGTACGACTCCCGGGCGCTGACCGAGCGCCACGGGGTCGACGTAGTTCGCGGGGTCGAGATCGACGCCGCGGACCCACAGGAAGCCAGCGGCGCCGTCGGGAACTTCCGGAGCGACTGTACCCTCCTGTTGGTTCGTGGCGGTACGGACGCAGTCAACCGCTTCGCGGTCGAGCAGGACCGCGTCGACGTGCTGACACGCCCGTTCGGCGACGGGGGCGACGTGAACCACGTGCTCGTGAAGGAGGCGATCGACCACGGCGTGCGCATCGAGTTCGACCTCGGCCCGGTGTTACGCGACGACGGCGGGACGCGAGTCCGACGGCTCCGGAAGCTCCGGAAGCTTCGGGAGTTGGTCGCCGACTTCGACGCGCCGTACGTCGTGAGCGCGACGCCCGAGAGCCACCTCCGACTGCGCGCGCCGCGGGAGCTCGCGGCCGTCGGCGAGGAAATCGGCTTCGGCGCCGAGGCTGTCCGCGAGGGGCTGGCCGAGTGGGGCCGCCTCGCTGCCCGGAACCGCGAGCGCCTGTCCGATTCCTTCATCTCTCCGGGGGTCCAACGGGGGCGATACGACGAATGA